Proteins encoded by one window of Candidatus Zixiibacteriota bacterium:
- the ricT gene encoding regulatory iron-sulfur-containing complex subunit RicT: protein MAELYQVEFKGSRREFFLNSYHHALKLSEHVIVEAEQGEDAGILTKKINGSAQIPETVRPRSILRPAGKEDKLRYAELRANESAYKKEVIQLSRRHGLMMKIVDVECQFDGSKITFYFTAEHRVDFRTMVRDMASRYRTRIELRQIGVRDEARRIDGYGICGKRQCCNGHIKEFAPISTQHAREQELSLNPTKISGNCGRLLCCLKYEVEMYVGLKKQFPPLGSVLKTVHGTGIIERIDYFKEEAVIRNDENILFRAKLEDIQSVQISRGRTQQRQNGDQGDDDNEALRRLDEPDN from the coding sequence ATGGCAGAATTGTATCAAGTTGAGTTCAAAGGCTCCCGCCGTGAGTTTTTTCTAAATTCCTACCATCACGCTTTAAAATTATCAGAGCATGTCATTGTTGAAGCCGAACAAGGCGAGGATGCTGGCATTCTCACCAAGAAAATCAACGGCAGCGCACAGATTCCAGAGACCGTTCGACCCCGCTCTATACTCCGGCCGGCGGGAAAAGAGGATAAGCTCCGCTATGCAGAACTTCGCGCAAATGAAAGCGCATACAAAAAGGAAGTCATCCAACTATCGCGTCGTCACGGCCTAATGATGAAGATTGTGGATGTTGAATGCCAATTCGATGGAAGCAAAATAACTTTCTATTTTACGGCTGAGCACCGGGTTGATTTTAGAACGATGGTCCGAGATATGGCAAGCCGCTATCGCACAAGGATAGAACTTCGCCAGATCGGCGTCCGCGACGAAGCCCGTCGCATCGACGGCTATGGCATCTGCGGGAAACGGCAATGCTGTAATGGTCATATTAAGGAATTTGCGCCGATTTCCACTCAGCACGCCCGCGAGCAGGAATTGTCGCTCAATCCCACAAAAATCTCCGGTAATTGCGGCCGCCTGCTCTGCTGCCTAAAATACGAAGTAGAGATGTATGTCGGTCTTAAAAAGCAGTTTCCTCCACTCGGCTCGGTTTTAAAAACAGTTCATGGAACCGGTATCATAGAACGAATTGATTATTTCAAAGAAGAAGCGGTCATACGGAATGATGAAAATATCCTCTTCCGGGCCAAACTCGAAGACATACAATCGGTGCAAATATCCCGGGGCAGGACCCAGCAACGCCAGAATGGTGACCAAGGGGATGATGATAACGAAGCGCTCCGACGTCTTGACGAACCCGATAATTAA
- a CDS encoding peptidoglycan DD-metalloendopeptidase family protein produces MLSRRIPFIIFFALLGFSLSIPAKEKDLRNQQSDLEKIKADVNKSQKKLDSLKNAQKNVQKKVAEFDQKITSDRKVIDRLSGELSTLRREATQTDSALNTRKGMLERSQRRYLGNIRQFYVMSRFPQPAMHAKPSLMLNKTRQITYLKALAGFEGRAIDVTEEIVSETESYKGELSQKTAAVSKLKRQRETSFSLGESQKQKKERELERLRKTQMNESDRLITLTQAAEEMESIISRLEAERKKKESNPSIFASLQGNLQSPFPGTVVVPFGPSQDKTTKLRSFSPGITIQGKPSSPVMSVADGSVAYSGNLRGYGIFVIINHDDQYYTTYAGLGEALVAKDQIVRARMVVGKSASDGLVKFELRKGRDALDPVTWILIESF; encoded by the coding sequence ATGCTATCGAGACGTATTCCATTTATCATTTTCTTCGCCTTGCTTGGATTTTCACTTTCAATCCCTGCCAAGGAAAAGGACCTTCGCAACCAGCAGAGCGACCTTGAAAAAATAAAGGCGGATGTTAACAAAAGCCAGAAGAAGCTGGACTCTCTCAAGAATGCTCAAAAAAATGTTCAGAAAAAAGTGGCCGAGTTCGATCAAAAAATTACATCCGATCGAAAAGTCATCGACCGGCTTAGCGGTGAACTCTCGACACTCCGTAGGGAAGCGACACAAACCGATTCAGCGCTTAATACTCGCAAAGGAATGCTTGAAAGATCCCAAAGACGGTACCTCGGGAATATCAGGCAGTTTTATGTTATGTCCCGATTTCCGCAGCCTGCGATGCATGCCAAGCCTTCACTCATGCTCAACAAAACCCGTCAGATCACATACTTAAAAGCATTGGCGGGATTTGAGGGCCGGGCTATAGATGTGACCGAAGAAATTGTCAGCGAGACCGAAAGCTACAAGGGGGAGCTATCCCAGAAAACAGCCGCTGTCTCCAAACTTAAAAGACAGCGTGAGACCAGTTTCTCGCTCGGTGAAAGCCAAAAACAGAAAAAAGAGCGGGAACTCGAACGCTTAAGAAAGACCCAGATGAATGAATCCGACCGGCTGATTACGCTCACTCAGGCCGCCGAGGAGATGGAATCGATTATCAGCCGACTTGAGGCCGAACGAAAAAAGAAGGAAAGCAATCCGTCAATTTTTGCATCTCTCCAGGGAAACCTCCAGTCTCCGTTTCCGGGAACGGTTGTCGTGCCGTTTGGACCATCACAGGATAAAACGACAAAGCTCAGGTCATTTTCGCCCGGGATTACGATTCAGGGCAAGCCCAGCTCGCCAGTTATGTCGGTCGCCGATGGCTCTGTTGCCTATTCAGGGAATTTGCGCGGTTACGGTATTTTTGTTATTATCAATCACGACGATCAGTATTATACGACATACGCGGGTCTTGGCGAAGCCCTTGTTGCCAAAGACCAAATAGTCCGCGCCCGGATGGTTGTCGGTAAATCGGCCAGCGATGGATTGGTAAAGTTTGAACTGAGAAAAGGACGGGACGCCCTCGACCCGGTAACATGGATTTTAATTGAATCCTTTTGA
- a CDS encoding permease-like cell division protein FtsX: MGYIGKELGRTISRSPLTAIVSLLSLALLLLLFDLFWVTARTSHKAYDSLITTLKMEIYLSEEVPDSTIDQMHQSLVDMQAVRLVEYFSKDRARMELTELAGVDLLVGYDTLNPLPRSFLLSLEPDHVTSNALTGLEEQLRMTAQYTEIIYDNEWLKEAESSKSYILKVGLVLGSLILLTALFNTANSIRLMARARATGIHQMLLLGASRTFVSLPFILEGLLLSGLSAILSWLAVLYAKKHVSLPQIEIILPSFQEIALFCLAVALLGAVSGFLGVRKLLRY, translated from the coding sequence ATGGGCTACATTGGTAAAGAATTGGGACGTACGATTTCGCGAAGTCCGCTCACCGCGATCGTTTCACTGCTGTCGCTTGCGTTGCTTCTGTTGCTCTTTGATCTCTTTTGGGTCACCGCGCGCACGTCGCACAAAGCCTATGATTCCCTCATCACAACTTTGAAAATGGAAATATATCTCTCCGAAGAGGTTCCTGATTCGACAATAGACCAGATGCATCAGTCGCTTGTAGACATGCAGGCTGTGCGTTTGGTTGAATACTTCTCCAAGGATCGCGCGCGAATGGAATTGACCGAGCTTGCGGGAGTTGATCTTCTTGTTGGTTATGATACTTTGAATCCGCTTCCCCGCTCATTTTTGTTAAGTCTCGAACCGGATCATGTTACCTCAAACGCGCTAACCGGACTTGAAGAACAGCTTCGTATGACCGCTCAGTATACCGAGATCATCTATGACAATGAATGGCTCAAAGAAGCAGAGTCGAGCAAATCGTATATTCTTAAAGTTGGTTTGGTTCTGGGAAGTCTCATATTGTTAACGGCGCTGTTTAATACCGCCAATAGCATCAGACTTATGGCGCGGGCGAGGGCTACTGGTATTCATCAGATGCTGCTGCTTGGAGCAAGCCGGACGTTTGTCTCGCTCCCTTTTATTTTAGAAGGGCTTCTTTTGAGCGGCTTGTCAGCTATTTTGAGTTGGCTGGCAGTTCTCTATGCTAAGAAACATGTCTCTCTGCCTCAAATCGAAATTATCCTGCCATCCTTTCAGGAGATAGCCCTCTTCTGCCTCGCCGTGGCGTTGCTTGGGGCTGTAAGCGGTTTCCTTGGCGTGAGAAAGCTTCTGAGGTATTAG
- a CDS encoding ATP-binding cassette domain-containing protein, with amino-acid sequence MAIVELNNIHLKTDRGTPLFTNLNFCLSEKKSAVIVGPAGAGKTSLVELLVGLRFPDSGSVEVLGTAVKRGQFGKILKVRKNIGGVGGPFGLMDSLTVAENVAMPLVIAGEPKRIFRGTVDRTLSELSLLPVSGDYPRSLTRVERTLTQLARSVVTHQPLVIIDEPAAGLDQATSERVFAFLKAITLSGRSLIIVASEKFQTELPGADYYRFSHGALKAL; translated from the coding sequence ATGGCTATTGTCGAGTTGAATAATATTCACTTGAAAACTGACCGGGGAACTCCCCTCTTCACAAACCTCAATTTTTGTCTTTCTGAGAAGAAATCTGCGGTAATTGTCGGCCCAGCCGGCGCAGGTAAGACAAGTCTCGTTGAATTGCTTGTGGGTCTTCGATTCCCAGACAGCGGATCGGTCGAGGTCCTCGGGACCGCTGTTAAGCGCGGGCAGTTCGGCAAAATCTTAAAAGTACGCAAGAACATTGGTGGCGTCGGTGGACCATTCGGGTTAATGGACTCCCTGACAGTCGCGGAGAATGTCGCTATGCCATTGGTTATCGCCGGTGAACCAAAAAGAATTTTCAGGGGAACTGTAGACAGAACGTTATCAGAGTTATCACTTTTGCCTGTATCAGGGGACTATCCCCGTTCTTTGACCCGAGTGGAAAGAACACTGACTCAACTTGCGCGAAGTGTTGTGACCCATCAGCCGCTGGTCATAATCGATGAGCCAGCCGCCGGACTCGACCAAGCGACCTCTGAACGGGTCTTTGCATTTCTAAAAGCAATTACTCTTTCCGGGCGTTCGCTCATTATTGTCGCCTCTGAAAAATTTCAAACCGAATTGCCCGGGGCCGATTATTATCGCTTTTCCCATGGCGCATTGAAAGCGCTTTGA
- a CDS encoding YCF48-related protein, whose product MHKTAPVRLSYLCLILLTFISLDSAFAQSWENLTFPGRATLTGASFLSDDTGYVSTSEGQCAKTVDGGRKWSIFQVAFGRHFEDLDFLSANLGFICGRKGTVYKTFDGGQRWVNISVPDSICWLLSIEFFNAGTGIVTGMTREANIPARGVSYRTTDGGKSWQKQASMGLGYGDLLNRTGKPLMLLSYGQLHESRDSGKSWTTIKTTQGKPARSLAVSGQNGIMVGNNGMCAVSADGGKAWDTVVVNIKNHLTSVAMVSPLSAYIAGVQGTMMFTGDGGLTWTKEEIPKTFDIFDLALTNTRLFAIGSKGSILSKNLKR is encoded by the coding sequence ATGCACAAAACAGCCCCCGTCCGTCTTTCGTACCTTTGTCTTATCCTGCTCACATTTATCAGCCTCGACTCGGCCTTTGCTCAATCATGGGAAAATTTAACTTTTCCTGGCCGAGCAACGCTCACTGGGGCATCGTTTTTATCCGATGATACTGGATATGTTTCGACGTCTGAAGGTCAGTGCGCAAAAACTGTCGATGGCGGCAGAAAATGGTCTATTTTTCAAGTCGCCTTCGGAAGGCATTTTGAAGACCTCGATTTTCTCTCCGCAAATCTGGGATTTATCTGCGGACGAAAGGGAACAGTCTACAAAACATTCGACGGCGGTCAGCGCTGGGTGAATATTTCTGTGCCTGATAGTATATGCTGGCTTCTCAGCATCGAGTTTTTTAATGCCGGCACCGGTATCGTCACAGGTATGACTCGTGAGGCAAATATCCCTGCAAGGGGGGTCAGTTATCGCACGACCGATGGCGGCAAAAGCTGGCAGAAGCAGGCCAGCATGGGTTTAGGTTACGGCGACCTTCTCAATCGAACTGGAAAACCGTTGATGCTTCTCTCATATGGACAGCTTCATGAATCACGCGACAGCGGAAAGAGTTGGACAACGATAAAAACTACCCAAGGAAAACCTGCCCGTTCGCTCGCAGTGTCGGGACAAAATGGGATCATGGTCGGAAATAACGGCATGTGCGCTGTCTCAGCCGATGGCGGCAAGGCATGGGATACGGTCGTGGTGAATATCAAGAACCATCTGACATCAGTGGCCATGGTCTCACCACTATCGGCCTACATTGCTGGAGTGCAAGGGACCATGATGTTCACCGGCGACGGCGGTTTGACATGGACGAAGGAAGAGATACCAAAAACTTTTGATATTTTCGATTTAGCGCTTACAAACACAAGACTCTTTGCCATCGGCTCAAAGGGCAGCATTCTCAGCAAGAACCTTAAACGATAA
- the rho gene encoding transcription termination factor Rho encodes MELVELKTKTIAELLKLAEDLDIPGVSGLRKSELIYKVMENQSNSNGAIYAEGVLEIMEEGYGFLRSSDYNYLPGQDDIYVSPSQIKRFDLRTGDTISGQVRQPKDNERYFALLKIEAINFDNPDVVKHKTHFDNLTPLYPYDPFKLELGEDELTTRIIDLMCPIGKGQRALITSPPKAGKTIIMQKMAQAITANHPNVKLIVLLIDERPEEVTDMRRSVKGEVVSSTFDEPADRHVQVAKMVLEKSKRLVEHKHDVVILLDSITRLARAHNSVVPHSGKILSGGVDSNALHKPKRFFGAARNIEEGGSLTIIATALIETGSRMDEVIFEEFKGTGNMELVLDRRLADRRIFPAMDINRSSTRKEELLMPEEMLSKVWILRKFLAEMNPIEAMEFLIDRMRKTKSNAKFLTSMKD; translated from the coding sequence ATGGAACTCGTTGAACTCAAAACAAAAACAATCGCAGAGTTATTGAAACTCGCCGAGGATCTGGATATCCCCGGGGTGTCAGGACTTCGCAAATCAGAACTCATCTATAAGGTGATGGAAAACCAGTCCAACTCCAACGGCGCAATTTATGCCGAGGGGGTTCTGGAAATTATGGAAGAAGGCTACGGTTTTCTTCGCTCTTCTGACTATAACTACCTCCCGGGACAGGATGACATCTATGTCTCGCCGTCGCAGATCAAGCGCTTTGACCTCCGAACCGGCGATACCATTTCAGGACAGGTGCGCCAGCCAAAAGACAACGAGCGGTATTTTGCCCTGCTTAAAATCGAAGCCATCAATTTCGATAATCCGGATGTGGTCAAGCACAAGACCCACTTTGATAACCTGACGCCGCTCTATCCCTACGATCCCTTCAAACTGGAGCTTGGCGAAGATGAACTGACCACTCGCATAATTGACCTGATGTGTCCGATAGGAAAAGGCCAGCGCGCGCTTATTACCTCGCCGCCCAAAGCTGGTAAGACAATTATCATGCAGAAAATGGCGCAGGCCATTACCGCCAATCATCCGAATGTGAAACTTATCGTCTTGCTCATTGATGAACGCCCCGAAGAAGTTACCGATATGCGCCGTTCAGTCAAAGGGGAGGTCGTTTCGTCCACATTTGACGAACCTGCCGACCGGCATGTTCAGGTGGCCAAAATGGTTCTGGAAAAGTCCAAGCGGCTTGTTGAGCATAAACACGATGTTGTCATTCTGTTGGATTCCATCACCCGTCTTGCGCGCGCCCATAACTCGGTTGTGCCTCACTCCGGTAAGATTCTCTCAGGTGGTGTGGACTCGAATGCTCTGCACAAACCGAAGCGGTTTTTTGGCGCGGCTCGAAATATCGAAGAGGGCGGATCGCTGACGATTATCGCCACTGCCCTTATCGAGACTGGCTCGCGTATGGACGAAGTCATTTTTGAAGAGTTCAAAGGAACTGGTAACATGGAATTGGTACTTGACCGCCGTCTTGCAGACCGACGAATTTTCCCAGCGATGGATATAAACCGCTCATCGACTCGTAAAGAAGAACTGCTAATGCCCGAAGAAATGCTCAGTAAGGTCTGGATACTGCGTAAATTCCTCGCCGAAATGAATCCAATCGAAGCGATGGAGTTTCTGATTGACAGAATGAGGAAGACCAAGAGTAATGCAAAATTCCTGACATCCATGAAAGATTAG
- the rsfS gene encoding ribosome silencing factor — MLARKAGKLALDKKGFDVKILKLKAISSVCDYFVVASGDADVHVRSIARGIEDGLVQFGHSPNYREGLREGNWVLLDYIDVVVHVFLEPTRRFYALEKLWGDAPIEQLSDD; from the coding sequence ATGCTGGCGCGGAAAGCTGGCAAACTTGCGCTGGACAAAAAAGGTTTTGACGTAAAGATTCTCAAGTTGAAAGCTATATCGTCGGTGTGCGATTACTTTGTGGTCGCATCGGGCGACGCCGATGTTCATGTTCGATCTATTGCCCGTGGAATTGAAGACGGCTTGGTCCAATTCGGACACAGCCCTAACTATAGGGAGGGACTGAGAGAGGGGAATTGGGTATTGTTGGATTATATCGACGTCGTGGTCCATGTCTTTCTTGAACCTACACGCCGCTTTTATGCTCTTGAAAAACTATGGGGAGACGCTCCGATAGAACAATTATCGGATGATTGA
- a CDS encoding LytR C-terminal domain-containing protein: MTRSVELPQYSVRLEIENASGQAGLEKQITQELQSRNFNDMQLTVVEASQFKIRKAAKSFIISREENGDAAEQLALRLGLDPSCVIYRELEQNSEHISATLVLGKDFLMSGRFPARGAKS, from the coding sequence ATGACCCGCTCAGTTGAACTTCCGCAATACTCAGTGCGTTTGGAAATAGAGAATGCGAGCGGCCAGGCTGGCCTCGAAAAGCAAATCACGCAGGAATTGCAAAGCCGGAATTTCAATGACATGCAGTTGACGGTTGTTGAAGCCAGTCAATTCAAAATCCGAAAAGCGGCCAAATCTTTTATAATTTCTCGCGAGGAAAACGGAGATGCCGCGGAACAACTCGCACTCAGACTTGGACTCGATCCGTCTTGTGTGATCTATCGGGAGCTCGAGCAGAATAGCGAGCACATTTCGGCTACCCTTGTGCTTGGCAAAGATTTTTTGATGAGCGGACGCTTCCCCGCTCGGGGCGCAAAAAGCTGA
- a CDS encoding NTP transferase domain-containing protein produces MTSKKAAIILAAGQGKRMNSDLPKVLHNIGGKPMIKILLDRLIPLGFEQIVVVIGYKGEQLQSALADYPISFAWQREQLGTGHAVQMAKDLLEEFEGTTLIAAGDVPFLSINSIRELFRVHQDNHAAATCLSAIFEDPDGYGRIIRDKSGEFLSKIVEHKDASDEIREINEINSGTFCFDNLKLFTALGELKNNNAQGEYYLTDTIKILNDKGLRVAIVQAENPDEVQGVNSMDQLEELAEKFVYRT; encoded by the coding sequence ATGACATCTAAAAAGGCCGCCATAATACTCGCTGCTGGTCAAGGCAAACGGATGAATTCTGATTTACCAAAGGTTCTCCACAACATTGGCGGCAAACCGATGATCAAAATCCTGCTCGACCGACTCATACCGCTCGGCTTTGAGCAAATAGTTGTCGTCATCGGGTATAAGGGGGAGCAGCTTCAATCCGCTTTGGCCGATTACCCAATCTCTTTTGCTTGGCAAAGAGAACAGCTCGGGACCGGACATGCGGTGCAGATGGCCAAGGACCTTTTAGAAGAATTCGAGGGCACAACCTTGATTGCCGCCGGCGATGTCCCATTTCTATCTATCAATTCAATCAGAGAACTCTTTCGCGTACATCAGGATAATCATGCCGCGGCAACATGCCTGTCTGCCATTTTTGAAGATCCTGACGGTTATGGCCGAATTATTCGGGATAAATCTGGCGAGTTTCTTTCAAAAATCGTGGAGCACAAAGACGCCTCGGATGAAATTAGGGAAATAAATGAAATTAATTCAGGCACGTTTTGCTTTGATAACCTAAAATTGTTTACAGCCCTCGGTGAGCTAAAAAATAACAATGCCCAAGGTGAGTATTACCTGACTGACACCATCAAAATATTGAATGACAAGGGCTTACGAGTTGCAATTGTTCAAGCGGAAAACCCCGATGAAGTTCAAGGGGTAAATTCAATGGATCAATTAGAAGAACTAGCCGAGAAATTTGTATACAGAACCTGA
- the panD gene encoding aspartate 1-decarboxylase, whose translation MLITVCKSKIHRATVTQADLNYVGSITIDSELIRKADLIEFEKVHVVNINNGERFETYVIEGEAGSGVIGLNGATARKGQKGDLIIIIAYAQIDKSLSLGFSPAVVHVDSMNKPTN comes from the coding sequence ATGTTGATAACTGTCTGTAAATCCAAAATTCACCGCGCTACTGTGACGCAGGCCGACCTCAATTATGTTGGCTCAATTACCATAGATTCCGAGTTGATTCGTAAAGCCGACCTTATAGAGTTTGAGAAAGTCCATGTCGTCAATATCAACAACGGCGAGCGGTTTGAGACGTATGTTATTGAGGGAGAAGCAGGTAGCGGGGTTATCGGACTAAACGGAGCGACTGCCCGTAAAGGGCAAAAAGGGGATTTGATCATAATTATAGCATACGCACAAATTGATAAAAGCTTATCTCTTGGCTTTTCGCCGGCAGTTGTGCATGTCGATTCGATGAATAAACCCACCAATTAA
- a CDS encoding NUDIX domain-containing protein — MTKPTQHMRLRTPGVNIAVVAKDETGWKFLIVKRSESETYPGRIGFVTGMSDDSETVTRTAIRELAEETGLTANSLWTTEHLIQFYEPYSDSIWFLPVLVAIVNSESKVSLCPENCEYFWLDYRKAQQKVNWKNLVHILNELQEELERFPASSWIALPV, encoded by the coding sequence ATGACTAAACCAACTCAGCATATGCGATTACGGACACCGGGCGTCAATATCGCTGTCGTGGCAAAAGATGAAACGGGATGGAAATTTCTTATAGTGAAACGCTCGGAATCGGAGACCTATCCCGGCCGGATCGGTTTTGTGACGGGAATGTCTGATGACAGCGAAACAGTGACCCGGACCGCGATCCGCGAACTTGCCGAAGAGACTGGTTTGACTGCCAACAGCCTTTGGACGACAGAACATCTTATCCAATTCTATGAGCCGTATTCCGATTCGATTTGGTTTCTTCCGGTTTTGGTCGCAATCGTAAATTCGGAATCGAAAGTTTCCCTTTGTCCTGAAAACTGTGAGTATTTTTGGCTGGATTACCGAAAAGCCCAGCAAAAGGTCAATTGGAAAAACCTCGTACACATTCTCAATGAACTTCAGGAAGAACTTGAGCGCTTTCCCGCTTCAAGCTGGATTGCGCTACCGGTCTAA
- the panC gene encoding pantoate--beta-alanine ligase: MQIIRSIAKMQSLSRRLVAEGKRIGLVPTMGYLHEGHLSLIRRAKKQTHTVITTIFVNPAQFAPTEDLSRYPRDEKGDVRKIKSAGGDIVFVPDVSEIYPSDFQTYVVVEKLTQTLEGSARPDHFRGVTTIVAKLFNITRPDLVVFGQKDFQQARVLERMTTDLGYPIKYIISPTVRERDGLAMSSRNAYFDAEGRKEALALFQALQAAKMLVRSEELSATKVEQEMCEVILKISPEAEIDYIAFTDFETLSSSPKIAKGTYVSMAVRIRGVRLIDNLKLL; this comes from the coding sequence ATGCAGATTATTCGTTCCATTGCCAAAATGCAGTCGCTCTCCCGGCGCCTGGTTGCCGAAGGAAAGCGTATAGGGCTTGTTCCCACAATGGGATATTTGCACGAAGGTCACCTTTCTCTTATTCGACGCGCAAAAAAACAGACGCACACTGTTATCACCACTATTTTTGTAAATCCGGCGCAGTTTGCTCCTACCGAAGATCTGTCTCGCTATCCGCGCGATGAAAAAGGGGATGTCCGAAAAATAAAATCCGCGGGGGGAGACATTGTCTTTGTTCCCGATGTCTCAGAAATATACCCGTCCGATTTTCAGACCTATGTTGTCGTCGAAAAGCTCACCCAAACCCTCGAAGGTTCAGCGCGACCGGATCATTTCCGCGGCGTGACAACGATTGTCGCGAAACTGTTTAATATCACTCGTCCTGATCTTGTGGTCTTTGGTCAAAAAGATTTCCAGCAGGCTAGAGTCCTTGAGCGTATGACGACTGATTTGGGCTATCCGATAAAATATATAATTTCACCTACTGTCCGTGAACGGGATGGCCTGGCCATGTCATCGAGGAACGCATACTTTGATGCCGAAGGCAGGAAGGAAGCCCTGGCTCTCTTTCAGGCATTACAGGCGGCCAAAATGCTTGTGCGGTCAGAAGAGTTGAGTGCAACAAAGGTCGAACAAGAAATGTGTGAGGTCATTCTGAAAATATCTCCCGAAGCAGAAATTGACTACATAGCTTTCACCGATTTTGAGACTTTGTCTTCTTCGCCAAAAATTGCCAAAGGCACATATGTGTCAATGGCGGTTCGAATTCGCGGAGTTCGTCTGATCGACAATTTGAAACTTCTCTAA
- a CDS encoding DegT/DnrJ/EryC1/StrS family aminotransferase, producing the protein MKKPKIPLFNLTVSPEAVREVTATLKSGWLTTGSKADRLEQEIGELLGVRHVAAVSSATSGMLLALQALGVSKGSEVITTPFTFVATTEVILHCGAKPVFVDIDPETLTIGPALIEKKINRKTACILAVDLAGFPCDYKALRTVGKKHLLPILSDSSHALASAVNDKSIAQLANIAVYSLHATKNLTSGEGGIVASTNKQLIERVRLLSRHAMTANAFQRQKAGKAAYDVSALGSKANLSDIHASVALGQMRQFAKRQKQRETIAARYAKNLAVYSDCLSLPFLKKGFNHSWHLYIIRLKLDSLKISRDQFIYEMSIHGIECGIHYRPIYEFSFYRALGYSGKNLPNTAQAGRSVLSLPMYPDLTLAQVDTVCDALSAVIAKYRR; encoded by the coding sequence ATGAAAAAGCCTAAAATTCCGCTTTTTAATCTGACCGTAAGCCCGGAGGCAGTCCGCGAAGTCACAGCCACGCTCAAATCCGGCTGGCTGACGACCGGCTCAAAAGCAGATCGGCTCGAACAAGAGATCGGAGAATTACTCGGAGTTCGCCATGTGGCCGCAGTCTCCTCGGCGACATCTGGGATGCTCTTGGCGCTTCAGGCTCTTGGCGTCTCGAAAGGGAGCGAGGTCATTACCACGCCTTTTACTTTTGTCGCGACAACTGAAGTTATACTCCACTGCGGAGCAAAACCTGTTTTTGTCGATATTGATCCTGAAACCCTCACTATCGGTCCGGCGTTGATCGAGAAGAAAATCAACCGGAAAACTGCCTGTATCCTGGCGGTCGATCTCGCCGGTTTCCCGTGCGATTACAAAGCCCTGCGAACTGTCGGAAAGAAACATTTACTGCCGATCCTCTCAGATTCGTCACACGCTCTTGCTTCGGCTGTAAACGACAAATCCATCGCGCAACTTGCCAATATTGCCGTCTACTCGCTTCATGCCACCAAAAACCTGACTTCAGGCGAAGGAGGAATTGTCGCTTCGACAAATAAGCAGTTGATCGAGCGTGTTCGCCTGCTGTCCCGTCATGCCATGACCGCCAATGCCTTTCAAAGACAAAAAGCCGGTAAAGCCGCCTACGATGTCTCGGCATTGGGCTCCAAAGCCAACCTGAGCGACATACACGCGTCAGTAGCACTCGGACAAATGAGGCAATTTGCCAAACGACAGAAACAACGTGAGACTATCGCAGCGAGGTATGCCAAAAATCTCGCAGTGTATTCTGATTGTCTTTCCCTGCCGTTCTTGAAGAAAGGATTTAACCACAGTTGGCATCTCTATATTATCCGCCTCAAACTTGATTCCCTAAAAATCTCACGCGACCAATTCATTTATGAAATGTCAATTCATGGTATCGAATGCGGCATTCACTACCGGCCGATATATGAGTTCTCCTTCTATCGCGCGCTTGGTTACTCAGGCAAAAATCTTCCGAACACTGCTCAAGCCGGACGAAGTGTGCTCTCTCTTCCAATGTATCCCGACCTGACTTTGGCTCAGGTTGACACCGTATGCGACGCTCTCTCGGCTGTCATAGCCAAATACCGGCGGTAG